In Cryptococcus neoformans var. neoformans B-3501A chromosome 11, whole genome shotgun sequence, the genomic window TGATGGGCCAGTCGTACCTGATCAAAGTTGGGAAAGTCTGTACGAGAAGAATTGGTATCACGAAAACGGATCTGTCCGGGTTAATGAAGTCCCAAGCTGGAAAAACGCGCCGACTGTGAGGAACGAGAAGATTCATATGCTTGTCAAATCATTCTACCTTGCAAGGGGAGTGTCGATGACAGAGTTTAATGTGACGTTGCTTCAGGCTTTGATCTTGTATCATACCCCTAATTTTTtgagtgaagatgaaagggaACGAGCGTCGTCCAACATGTTTACGGGTACAATTGTCAACGTAAGTTCTTTGTTTCAAGCGTGAGCTCTGGATTGATATATCTCAGGTGTCCCGTCGGATTGGATTTTTCGCTCCGGAAAACGATCACTTCACTCCAATCATACGTCTTCCAGATGAACCCTACACACCTAACGAGCTCggaagatgttggagaGAATGGATTCAGCTCGAGAGCATTCGCCGAACCGCTTATTTAGTCTACGAGCTTGACACTATCTCAGCCCTCGAGGCAAATATTCCATGCCTCTTATCTCCCTATGAGCTCGCACATATTCCTCTACCTGCTCCTGACACGCTGTGGAAGGCACCGGATGCGGAAACTTGGCTAGAAAGCGTGAAGGGCTTTAGACCAATGACGCTAGACGAGGCTATGCGCCGGACTTTCTGTCTTCCTGCCTCCGGCAAATTCGACCAGATGCACGAAAAATCTGATAAAGAAGCCTTTCAGCTCCTCCGCGGAAGTAATTACGGTCCATTTGCTCGTATCACGTTGATTATCACCCTTCTCCGAGGTATCATCGATATTGGTGAAGGTAAACGTGATCGAGGGGATTGGAGAGATTTGACGGACCTGTGGGTAAGAGATACCTTTTTTAGACctgggaagatgatgttggaTCAAGACGGTATAAACATGGGGTTAATAACGATGAAACGTTTGAAAGACATGTTCAGGTTGGCCCTGCAAACAGTAAGTCTTTCCGTTCGCGCGGCTTATAAAAGTTGATTGAGATGTTAATCAAAAGTATAGTGGAGAGAAGGTTGGGATTACGATAGTCTTTGCGTCCCTGCGGCGATGACGCCTTTGAACAACAGGAGCATGATGAGTCATTCAGAAAGCAGCTGGTCGGAAGGGTCGCTGGATACtattgaggaagaagagatgccCAAGAAGACAATGAACTATTGCGAAGGTGAGTCTACAGCTTGCCAGTTTTTCAGTCATTCTAACGTGAGCTACACGCATAgatgctcttcctctctatTGGCTTGCACAAACTCTTCAGAATCTTCTCGATTCCAACTCAAGTCAATCCGCCGGTACAAACATCTTCAGCAGCTTGCGTTATAACGATATGCTTAAAGCAGCTCGTATATTCGCACGAACTGGTGAGGGCTTGCCGATTGGAGCAAGCAATTCCTCTAGCTCCTTTAGAATTAGAAGAGACGATACAAACCGCCCGGTCGGGCATACGAAAATCGAGGCTACTCATGATATCCCCAAAACTCATCCCATGTCTCATCGCAGTACCGCCAGTCTGCCTATAGGCTCTTACCCTGTTGACAGGACTAGCGGGTCAGCTCATATGAATGATGGATCGTTTGGAGGGTTCATGCACATGACAGGGTTAGGTTCGGAAGAGATAGGGATGCCCGTTGGGCTGCAGACGAGTGGCTATGGATTTGGATTCAATTCAGCATCTGCTGATGGGTCGAGTTCTGGTGATGTGCGGTTGGTATGAGGTGGCATTGTTAGTGGCAATGCAGGAAAGGCGAGTACGCGGATGGCAGACAATGTATCTGGCGAAATAATCTATGTTCATGAATGTTGGACAGCAGCATGGACTGGACGAGACGGTGCGCTGAAAAAAGTCTTTAACTTCTCCAGAGATTTGTAAATTAGGAGGAACATCGATTATGTATATTACACTAATTGTAAAGACATTTTTGATACCATTATTGATATTGAGGGCTGATGATCAATAAGTCATCCAGTTAATAATCCACCTGCCTGGATCCACTTGCGTTGCTGAACGAATAAAGCGTCTGGTTTATATCCATTGAGCCTTTGCCACCATTAATTAATTGGCCTTTCCAAATGGAGCACATAAACGTGTATATCCTGGTAACCTCCATCAGCCACAAGCCGCCCATCCAGAAACTGCGTGAGACCTATGGTTGATTCCGTATAACTAACGCAATCCTCGCTATGAATCTATATGTTTTATAGTCTAGATTTTATAAAAATCTAGTTTAGGAGGAACTCTTGGCAGTCACGTCTCGTGGCAACAAAAGTGTAAAAAAGTGGAGAAATATAGTGGAGgtcggtggaggatggtggaggaatatagtggaagtggagggaggACGTTCGTTGAGTGACTCAGAGTTCATAATCATGTTAACAATCTTTTGGTCCTTGGTTCTGAGTATACCACCTGACTTATCGGATAGCTACTACTATGAGGCTATGGCCGCAAGCAGCCGAACTGCCAGTAGGTCGACTGATATAAGTGGAGTGAGTGCAGGTGGtgctgggaagaagagtggacAACGAAGGGGAATCGAGTTCGATTGCGTTCACGAAGATGGTGACATACAGAGCAGACGAGCACGAGAAGTTTGAAGGTGGGTGTTGCGTGCTGATGATGTACGTAGTTTGCCTTGTGGTTTTGTTGAATAACTTAAATCGGGCCTGCTGGTAGTATCGTTGTTCTTGCAGTGGCTAGAGCCAATACAAGACACCTCGTGCCTGGAGCGACTACAGACATTTACGTACACGAGGTGATGTTCTTCGTTACCTTCAATTTTTAGTAAATGTTAAGGAGCCTTAGAGATACCATCCAATTTTAgcttttattattattaattCAACGGTTGAGCTCACGCATCTCACCTTACTCACCCACGGATGAATAACCTTGAAGTTTTGTTAGACGACAGAGGTAGATGACGTTTAAGAGCCAAGATTCAAGGCTAAGCAATGTCAAGTTGAGCCGAGTAGTACGAGTAGTGTTTGTGTACCAACGAAGGAGAGCTTGCCTGAATCCTCTCTAGCATTTCTTATTAGAATTTAATAATCGACGCTGATATTATACTCGCACCTTCCGTGAATTCTCCCGTTAGCACTGAACTCCCTGGAATCAATTGACTTCTTGAACCAATTCATACACTTCTATACTAACCCCCTCTCCTATATCTAAGCAAGATCTAAAAGGCTCTCCCTTTCAATCATCATGGCGTTTTGGCTTTTCTTTTGCACTACTTCTTATCGTATCAcgatcctcttctttctttttttccttttcccgtGctgttcttttcttctttatGGAGTGTATATAAGAATGAGTTGGGTATATATATGCTGAACATTCATAAAGGGGGTGATGGGTACAAATGCTTTTTTTGGGAGGGGGGCAGCGAAACAAGATGAACGTGCCATGGTGCGATTGATTGAGTGACTGATATCTGCAAGGACAGCTTTCAGCTTTATATCTCCATGTCTTTACAAAAACTCACTTGGTATCCCTGAAATCTTCCTAAGTCCGACAAGGATCCACACAAATAATCCCCGCGCTCTCATTCCAGGCATACCCCCATCCAGCCAACGCACTCTTCACACTCGCTCCCAACCTAACCTTACCTGCTCCTCGTTTCTCATCCTGCGTACCCACATGTTTCTCCTCCCCGATTACCACATACGCCAGACCCCTAaacctttctctctccaatTCCGCAAGGAATTGGCCTAAAATATCGGCGGCTTCATTGCCATGCAAAGTGTGCAAGTCAAGGAGGGCCTCGGTGCGTTCTTCAGAAGTGAGGGACGACGCGTTGGCGCCAGGTGGGAGTCGAGAAACACTGGCGACGCCGAGGATGACACCCAGACCTCCCGCACACGCCTGACCTCTTTGAGACCTGTCGGCGGGATCATCACTCCACCCAGCAGGCCTTTCCTTCACTGCCTCCATAGCTTCCGCCTGTCTCTCCTTGACCAAACCCTGCGCTGCCTCGGCAGCTTCATTCAACATTCTCTGGTTAAGCGCCTTGCCTTCACGCGAAAATCGTTTAGCGGCCGCGCCATCCCCACGGCGGAAGGCGTCTGCCGCACGAGCAAGGCAAGCGTTTCGAGCGTGGCCGAGACGGATGGAGGTGGAACGTGAGGCGAGATACTGCTCGTTTGCGGCCGTACCGGTTTTGAGGGTGGGTAAGAGCGTAGGAGGGCGGAGTTTTATACGCATGGATGGACGAGGGAGAGCGGGAACcgaagaggttgaagagTCGGATAAATAGTCTTGCGAATGAGCTGGCTGGACTTGTGTTGAAGGGAAGTCTCGAGGAGGGGCAGGAGCGGCGCGTTTGATCGCGTTTGCGAATCTGTTTCTTGATGGGTCAAATCTCGGGGCTCTGGCGGAACGAGCTGTTGTGAGGTCGGGAAACTCTTCGGGGGGCTGATGCCAGTTTCCAGGGGAATCGGGACGGGCGTACTCATCTTGAGAAAGTTCCACTCGGGACATGGCCGATTGGAGCGCAGATACGTCGAGGTTGTTCGGGAAATTGTGGAGAAACCTTTCAATAGATTAGCGATGCTAGATAACCAGAGTATATATTCACTCACTCGCAATTCGGCCCCTTGGCACAATGCCCTCTCAACCAGAACCTACACATCGCCCGATCGAGATCATGACTAAACCTACAATCCGATCTCCTACATTCTCCCGCAAGGAAATATCTACAcatcttccctccattCGCTCCCGCAGGAGACCGTGTCCCTCCAGTCGGACTTATATCCCTCCTTAACGTCCTACTGCTTACCGTCGGGAAATAcccgtctcttcctcctcggccCATCCCAATATACGGACGGGGACTTGACACTCGCTGAGGGGTAGACGCACCGCTTCTTGGGTTGGTGTACGCCGCCACAAGCATGGACATGGCAGCCTCGAAGTCGTATCCTGATCTGTGCAAGGCATCCTCCAGCTCGGGCCGAGGAACCGAGGTGAACACGCTGCACAGGACGTCGAGCGGGGTCATACCAGAGCCGGTCTCGGTGGTGGACTCGTCTAGCACGTCGGATGTACCAATGTGGGATGAGGAATACGAGGTGGACGTATCGGACATGGCCATGTTGGGAGTGTACTCGCCGGCACTGGCGTTAAGTGCGGGACCAAGTGGGGCACCGAAAAAATAAGGGTTAAAGGGTTTGGAATCCGCCTTGAGAGAGGTATCATGGTGGTGTAACTTTGGCAGACCTTTTCCGAAGGGCGAAaactcatcatcgtcatcgtcgtccgGTACAATGCTTTTGCTCGCTGCAGCCCGTTGAGCAGGGGACGAGAACAAATCTGGCATCTTGACCGGTGTCCGCTGTGGCGTCCCGACAGGCGAATGGAACGGACTTTGCTGATCACTAAAGAGCGGCGAAGCGATTGCAAGATTTGAGCCCGTACGCGTCATGCTAGGCGCACCGATTGCGCCAAATGGCGAACCTGCACGAGGCGGTTGGTCAGCAGAGGGTGCATCGCGCCACGCATCGCTCGGGATAAACCCGGGAGCAGAGGCATTCATACCTGATACAACCCTAGCAGATGGGTTAAATGTGGATGCTTTGGCATTGAGCATACGAGGAGAAGCAAGCGGGGACGGGGCAGGACTGTAtccggaagaggaagctggCTTTGGAGGCACGGTGACAGAAGAGTGGGACGGGATAGGGGGTACCGGAGAGTGAGTGCGGCTGAGCGGAGTACGGGAgcggaaagaaggaacCCTGGTCGGCGTGAAGGGCCGGGAGCCTATGCCAGGTGAAGCCCTTGCTCGGGTGGGGGTCAGATGGGGAGCGTATGGGAGACCCTCAATGTCGTCTGAAAATGTGATTAGAGCCTGAAGCCACGTCTCTGTTCTTCACTCACCTCGACGCTTATGCATGCAATCGAGACACACTTGGTCCATTAGCAGATCGTCCTGTGAAATGATCAGCTCCTCCATTTTTGCTATCGATACAAAACAGTACCTTGCCCAACTCGCCCATATACGGCTTCAAAGTTCCCTttatctcctcctcctgatCATTATCAAGCAACTCTACAATCTTTTTTAccagctcttctttttcagcCGTCGTCGCTTTTCGAGCTGACCCATCATCGCTTTTCGCTACCCCCGCCTCCTGACTACTCTTTGTCACCCCACTTGCACCGCTCGTCGAAGCAGCTTCTGACCCGCTTTGGGAAACGTTTGACACGTCCCCATGATGATCATCGTCACTGTCACTGCCATCCGATCCGCCCGAAGACGATACGCTGAGTGGGTGTTGAGCAACAAGGGCTGAGCGTGGAGGTGGGAAATGGACGTTATTGAGAAGGGAATGGATGTAATGTGCGAGGTGTGGGTGGGCCGTGAGAGTGGCTGGGGGCGTGGGCGTCGGTGCTTGAGATGGAGTATCGAAGTCGTCTGTGACGGCAAGGAGGGCGGAGTGTTTTCGAGGGGAGGGGGCCCTTATCGTGTTTTCCATGATGGGCTTCAGGGGACTTATCCTAAGATCCTTAAGAAATTCAAGGCCGATACGTCCAAAAGAGATTTGCGGCACTTCCTACGCACAACTCGTTAATCACTTCCTATGACGACGACAGCGGAGAGCAGCGCCCGCACCACGTGGCTCATCGGAATACTTCGGATATGTCCGCGCAATGCCTTTTTTTGAATCCTCTGTGCAACAACACCAGAACTGCAACGAAGGGACATCGAGAGTGACACGGTTAGTCCGAAGACTACGAAGCTTACTTGGAAGATTGCGAAGGTTAGTTGAAAGATCACGATGGCTGGGAAAGCTGAGAGGATTTGTATAAGCATTTTAGGGAAATGACGGATGTGACGTTGGACAGGATTCGAAGTTCAGAACGCATAATAATAGAAATAGATGGAACCGAAACGAGCACTATGCTACCTCGTACTCAGTAAAGATAAACAGTTGCAAGTGAGGGAACGCGAGAAGGAAGCCGAAGGGCAAGGAGCAGTACACAcgaacgacgacgagcagCGGGTGCACAGGTCGGCTACGTAGTACATATGCTCAGTGAACGAATATACCGGCGACGCTTTTGTTGACGGGAAAGACGGAAGGAAAGGCCTAGCCGGCGTTCAAAAATCTGGCGCGCCTTACGGCCAAATGAAGCGGAGTCAAATGACTGGAAAAGttgtctttctttttccgtCTTCCACATAAGCATCATGCAGTACTGCTACTTCCACTATTCAATACAGTACGAAGAAGCACCCCGCTTTGCGACGTATCTCGGAATATCAACCATCATGCTCACTAGAGCAGGATGGGGGAAAACCTGGAGTAGTTATTGAATAATCAATGTGGTGGGCCGCTCCGCCTCttacctccacctccactaTTTGTCCACCCTTTCCGCTCCTCCACCGTCAGATGACTCCTTCTTTccgttctctttcctttcctcacTTACACGGACCTGACCTCCACCGTCTTCCGTTCCCGTATACGTCCACCCCCTCCACGCCTCCACTTGAGTTGAGCACCTCCCGGAAAATCCCACAAACCGGTTCCTGGGAACTTGAATGCCGGTCGGACTTCGCATCTCTTTGTTTACACCACGCCAAATGACGATGACCTCAGTCGAGTTTGTCTGCATCATGTCATTTCTGTTCTGTCCCATGAGCTTCCCTGGCCAATAATATTGAAGGAAACAAAAGACCGGCTACAGCGGATAGCAGCATAGAGaatgaaaaaagaaatgaagaaagcgGAATATATCTTTTTTGGTGCTTGGCATGCGTATTCGGTGACTCTGGTCATCACATCAAAACCCTTCCGCTCCCTAACTCCTGCCCATGTTCTACTTACAGCTCAAATATATCCGCAATGACTTCCAATCCATGGGTTGTCATATATTAACTCCCGTCAGAACGAAAGAGTCTTGCTAATCCATATACTGTTGTGGATCGAATCGACGAGTGCTGATGTTGAACTTGAGGCAATGGCGGTTTTGGCCTATGCGAGCGGCGTGGATCATTTTAGTGACGATAGTCTCTTTCACCGTAGTCGATTGTAAGTATAATTAGAGTGCGGTGTGTGCGTGGAAACTTACGACTGTTCCAGGTCGatctcctcatcctgctCCTCTCCGGAAAATAACGACAACTTCATCTCATCTGGCCATCCTACCCAGGAGAGCCAATAGTGGAATTAACCCTCGTTATATCTcggctcttcctcctcccccttccaCTCTCAAACATTCAGATAGTATCGTCCTTTCTTTGGATCTTGCTGAGCTACTACCGTTTGAGCTGAAGCTGTTGGTCAAACCCTCGGAACACATCTTCCACCCAGACGCTCAAAGTGTCTACTGTAATGGTCAAAAATCTGTGACGGAAAGGCTTAGGGAGGAAGATTGGAGGTTGTATACAGGAGAAGTTGTCCATCCAAGCTATATCGACAGATTTGCAACTCTTCATGCTGCTGGAGCTCATCAGCCGGTCTCTGAAAGAAGTCAAGTCCTTGGTTCAGCAAACGTCATGGTTCACGACCCCGGCAATCTCTACGGGCAAGGCGCTGTCTGGGAAGGATCATTTTCCGTTAATGGTGAATTGTATAATGTGATGACGAAAGATAACTACCAGAGGGTCAAAACAAAGAAGGACATTAATGCTGAGGGTGTTGGGCAAATGGTCGTCTTTCGACAAAGTGACGCCTCGCATGAAGCAGAGATCACAACCATACCCTTGTGCTCCCATGACTCGTTGGAATACAATAACTTGTCAAACCCAATTCACAatacttcttccactttcgATACTTCCTCGCACCCTTTATTTGGTACTCTCAATTCCTTatggaagaaagacgaCATAGGAGGAGGATTGACAAATCCCTCCAACTTCATCAACTCGATCAATGATACACGTGGCTGTCCCAATACTCAGCAAATTGTTTACATGGGCGTCGCACTTGATTGCAACTATGTTGCTGCGTATGGCTCCCCTGAAAGAGCCCGAATCCAAACACTTAACAACTGGAACCAAATATCGTCCCTGTACAAATCCGCTTTCAATATCTCTCTCGGTCTGATTGAGATCCAGGTACAGGACATGGCTTGTCCCAAAACTGTGgtcgaaggggaagaatggAACATCGGCTGCGACCATAATATATCCTTGGACCAGAGATTGAGTGACTTTAGTGGTTGGAGAGGTCAAAggggagatgatggtgcAGGATTGTGGCATTTGATGACAGCTTGCCCTACAGAGTCAGAAGTCGGTGTGGCATGGCTTGGGACACTATGCAGGACTGACAGCGCAGATCAAGCTGGTAGTATGGTGTCAAGTACTGGGGTTAGCACTGCAACTAGAACCGAGTGGAGTCTAATTGCTCATGAGATTGGACATGGGTAAGCATTTGGGAAGTTCGAGAATATATTCGCTTACAGGTACTGATAGCTTTGGTGCTATTCATGATTGCACGTCTGGA contains:
- a CDS encoding hypothetical protein (HMMPfam hit to zf-CCCH, Zinc finger C-x8-C-x5-C-x3-H type (and similar), score: 42.2, E(): 1.4e-09) — translated: MENTIRAPSPRKHSALLAVTDDFDTPSQAPTPTPPATLTAHPHLAHYIHSLLNNVHFPPPRSALVAQHPLSVSSSGGSDGSDSDDDHHGDVSNVSQSGSEAASTSGASGVTKSSQEAGVAKSDDGSARKATTAEKEELVKKIVELLDNDQEEEIKGTLKPYMGELGKDDLLMDQVCLDCMHKRRDDIEGLPYAPHLTPTRARASPGIGSRPFTPTRVPSFRSRTPLSRTHSPVPPIPSHSSVTVPPKPASSSGYSPAPSPLASPRMLNAKASTFNPSARVVSGSPFGAIGAPSMTRTGSNLAIASPLFSDQQSPFHSPVGTPQRTPVKMPDLFSSPAQRAAASKSIVPDDDDDDEFSPFGKGLPKLHHHDTSLKADSKPFNPYFFGAPLGPALNASAGEYTPNMAMSDTSTSYSSSHIGTSDVLDESTTETGSGMTPLDVLCSVFTSVPRPELEDALHRSGYDFEAAMSMLVAAYTNPRSGASTPQRVSSPRPYIGMGRGGRDGYFPTVSSRTLRRDISPTGGTRSPAGANGGKMCRYFLAGECRRSDCRFSHDLDRAMCRFWLRGHCAKGPNCEFLHNFPNNLDVSALQSAMSRVELSQDEYARPDSPGNWHQPPEEFPDLTTARSARAPRFDPSRNRFANAIKRAAPAPPRDFPSTQVQPAHSQDYLSDSSTSSVPALPRPSMRIKLRPPTLLPTLKTGTAANEQYLASRSTSIRLGHARNACLARAADAFRRGDGAAAKRFSREGKALNQRMLNEAAEAAQGLVKERQAEAMEAVKERPAGWSDDPADRSQRGQACAGGLGVILGVASVSRLPPGANASSLTSEERTEALLDLHTLHGNEAADILGQFLAELERERFRGLAYVVIGEEKHVGTQDEKRGAGKVRLGASVKSALAGWGYAWNESAGIICVDPCRT